A window from Zingiber officinale cultivar Zhangliang chromosome 7A, Zo_v1.1, whole genome shotgun sequence encodes these proteins:
- the LOC122001065 gene encoding alpha/beta hydrolase domain-containing protein 17C-like: MGGVTSSVAAKLAFFPPSPPSYEVITESESGVVRLNIYPHRENVEVLRLPTRRGTEIVAIYVRNPLAISTVLYSHGNAADLGQMYELFVELSIHLRVNLLGYDYSGYGQSTGKPSEQNTYADIEAAYKCLKENYGAKEEEIILYGQSVGSGPTVDLAARLPFLRAGVLHSPILSGLRVMYPVKRTYWFDIYKNIDKISSVNCPVLVIHGTSDEVVDFSHGKKLWELCKEKYEPLWLKGGKHCDLELFPEYIKHLRKFIATVEKTPSQRSTWRKNPDQFELSRKITDFLEPPRKSTSRREKSKPSTDKLRSKDQKSYNLDRLAKLDTSYDQIEKSRRSLDYFIKSGKHIDQIDRGRRSVDRLDRIWAG; encoded by the exons ATGGGCGGCGTGACGTCTTCGGTGGCGGCGAAGCTGGCGTTCTTCCCACCTTCGCCGCCATCGTACGAGGTGATTACGGAGTCGGAGTCGGGGGTGGTCCGGCTCAACATCTACCCTCACCGGGAGAATGTGGAGGTGCTCCGCCTCCCCACCCGGCGTGGCACGGAGATCGTTGCCATCTACGTCCGCAACCCCCTCGCCATCTCCACCGTCCTCTACTCGCACGGCAACGCCGCCGATCTCGGCCAGATGTACGAGCTTTTCGTCGAACTCAGCATTCACCTTCGCGTCAACCTCTTGGG GTATGACTATTCTGGATACGGACAATCAACGGGAAAG CCAAGTGAGCAAAACACATATGCTGATATAGAGGCTGCTTATAAGTGCCTCAAAGAGAACTATGGTGCCAAGGAGGAAGAAATAATTCTCTATGGGCAATCTGTAGGCAGTGGACCAACTGTGGATTTGGCTGCTCGCCTGCCTTTCTTACGAGCCGGTGTGTTGCATAGCCCCATACTCTCAGGTTTAAGAGTAATGTATCCAGTGAAACGTACATACTGGTTTGATATCTACAAG AATATTGATAAAATATCATCGGTCAACTGTCCTGTGCTAGTAATTCAT GGCACATCTGATGAAGTTGTCGACTTCTCTCATGGCAAGAAACTGTGGGAATTATGCAAGGAGAAGTATGAACCGCTCTGGCTAAAAGGAGGAAAACATTGTGACTTGGAACTTTTCCCTGAGTACATCAAGCACCTCAGAAAATTCATAGCAACCGTTGAGAAAACACCTTCACAGAGGAGCACCTGGAGAAAAAACCCAGATCAGTTTGAATTGTCCAGGAAGATCACTGATTTCTTGGAACCACCGAGGAAAAGCACCAGTCGCCGAGAAAAATCAAAGCCAAGCACAGATAAGTTGAGGAGCAAGGATCAGAAGTCTTACAATTTGGATAGGTTGGCAAAACTGGACACATCATACGATCAAATAGAGAAGTCAAGGAGGAgtttagattacttcattaagtcCGGAAAGCACATAGATCAAATCGATAGAGGGAGGAGGAGCGTCGACAGATTGGATAGGATTTGGGCTGGGTGA